atctttcaataaattctgttacggcgtgcaacccgctccaacaatataatttaacaacacttaaatgcaaaaccactccaataaataccacaattaataaaaaattattaggcaatataatatacaacaattataaattatttaggaaacaagtaatgacaagtagcaattaattatggaaatcagggagaaaataagtaatttaatatttaatatgctaaatgtcaagtagcaattaagacacataagtcaaataggcatgtaacaattatagcatgaattcaagacataatttTTAGATatatatgcaaacaattaatttgacgacctATAGGCACtagtcacctcgcctatacgtcgttataCATGatattcacgtaacaaataatccaagggttctatttcctcgagtcaaggttaaccacgatacttaccttatTTTGCAATTTCAAATGATCACTCGACCACAACGTTTCCTTTCGAATTATTCTCCAGaccaatcaaacctagcaaattatttaccaaaaattcaatttgagctttagaaattattcacaattcgaaagagacttaatttatgttattttcgaaaaagtcaactaaaagtcaacgtggggcccacTTTTCGAAACCTGACAAAGAAATCACGGATTCCGAATAcccgttccaatacgagttcaaccatactaaaattatcgaattccaacatagaattgcctttcaaatcttcattttatatttttggaagattttacaaaaaatccaatttcttccatctaaatctgaaataaacgaGGAATATAattatggatttatgaaatataatcaatataggataaggaacacttacccagttcgaattTGTGAAAACTCCTCTGAAAATCGCTcaaaccgagctctaaatcgcggatatgaaaaatgggtcgaaatcccatttttagaacttaagttctgctgtCTAGggatttactcatcgcgatcgcgggaatccgtctgcgatcgcgtagaacaatttctgcccaggtccattttactcatcgcgatcacgGGAATGGCTTCgctatcgcgaagcacaaattgcaCAGGCTGCCAATttgcactacgcgaacgcgatatcCCGTACGCGAACGGGGAGCATGACCCTTtagaccttcgcgatcgcggactgcTTCatacgatcgcgatgcacaagttTGACTGCCCCAGCTTTTGCCTCATTTTCTCTTCACGGACACGATCAACCATACATGTTCGCGATGCACCGGGAGCCAACCTTCCACGATCGCGTGCctgtcttcgcgaacgcgaagggtaaaaatcatggctcacaatttcctcttcgcgatcgcgaatcacaatgcaccagatgacagctgaagctcaaaaactagatttttcaaaagTTCAAAAGAtctgtaggctatccgaaactcactctagccctcggggttccaaaacatatatgcacacaagtccaaaaacttcatacgaactcgctctcgcgatcaaaacaccaaaataacacctagaactaagaataggacaccaaatcaaatggaattttcaatgaaacttaagaattcctattttaacaaccgggcgtccgaatcacgttaaatcacTTTCGTTtgtcaccaaatttggcagactagtcataaatgatataacagagctattccaactctcgaaatctcaATCCGAATATGATATCGATAAACGTTAATttttggtcaaactttcaaatttcttaatttcaataaatgttgataactcaagctaggaacctccaaattaaattccggtcatacgcccaagtcctaaatcacgatacggacccaccagaaccttcaaaacactgatccaggtccatttgctcaaaatgttgaccgaagtcaacttaaatgagttttgaagcacaaattcaaatttttatcaatatttttcacataaaagctttccgaaaaataattatacggactgcacacgcaagtctaGGAAAGCTCAATAGTGCTATTTGCGTActtagaacacagaaatgaatttttaaaattaaatatgacatattgggttatcacattctccacctctaaaacaaacgttcgtcctcgaatggaattagaaaagtacatgggctagtgaaaaggtgtggatatctactccacatgtcCGACTCGTACTCCCAAGTATATGCTTCAACCGGCTGACCTGTCTATTGCACTTTaactgatggataactcttagacctcaactgccgggctagaatagctaccgactcCTCTTCACAAGTCAAATATttgtctaattggactgagctgaattTTAACACATGGGACAAATCACCataatatttccggagcataggcacatggaacaccggatgaactgctgataaactaggtggtagtgcaagcatgtACACTACTTCACCCACCTTTCCAAGAATTTCAAACGGTCTgttatacctagggctcaacttgcccttctttccgaatctcattacacctttcataggtgaaacccgaagcaatactctttctccttcCATGAATACAACTTAGTATACCAGACTGCCTTTTGTATACACTGATACAGTAAATAGAATTTACGTTATAAGTTTATATATGTTACCTCTAATAGTAAATTATAGTACCGTTTTTACTAGGTTATTAATTAATACTATTATCTTACAAATGATCTAATTGTGCAAAATGTTTTACACCAGGAATGCATAGAGAAGTGAGGCATGCTCAGTTGGTAAAAACACTTCCACCTACGACCGTTAGATCCTGAGTTCGAGTTACGCTGGAGGAGAATTGTGGAcacactatagatcctcctaatttgggagggttttatttttaaaaaaaaaataaaaaataaaaaatgcatAGAACTTAAACTGTACCTAATTAAGAATGTTGATTAATCCAACACCCATCTAACATAATGAAATGACAAACTAATTATGCAGAATGGATTTTAGTACAAAGAAGCAACTCATGATCTGTAATATAGGAGGATTTACCAAAGCTTGTATCTGTAGTTGCTGGGATATCTGTGACCAGCCTACAAAAATAAGATAAAGAAAGTGTTAGGGAAAAAAAAAGATATATAGTGATAGTTAATTACTCTTAATGAGCATTACAATATTAAAACAAATCAAAACTTATAAATCCGAATAATATAAATTCTAGCCAAAATACTGAAAAAGATAATATAATACGACCAGCTAAAGACAGAGAGAATAAGCCCACTATGATTTTCCTCGTTTTCAGTTTTATGTTTTTCCTGTATTTCAGTTCCAATGATTTTTCAAATAAGATTTTCGGTTGAGCTTTTCATTTACATTGGTTTTTCATTTAGAACTTATGTCACACAATTGTTTTCACTACAAGAAAAAAAGTTGATTTGTGACGGAATATTTTTGACTGAAGATCTACTACAAAATTGTGACTAACTTGTGACAATTTTATGACGGAATATATAAATGTGAACGAAATTTTTGACATATTTGTGACGATCTCATTTTTCCATCACAAAATATTTTGCGATGCTTGAATTTTTGTTGATTTTGTGTTTCTTTTTTATTGTAATAAGAGTAGCATCCTTTATAACATATGTCATATCTGTGTTGAGACTAAAGTTAGTATTTTGAGTAAGAAGTCTAAAGCATATGTCTCACTTGCGTTACGAAAGAATTAGGGTTTGCAGTACATATCGTTAGTTATAGTTTAGTGACGTTATGATTTTATGTTAGACAAGTTGGGTTCAATGTGGGAGGGGTTAGGTCTGACCCCTACaacacttttatatatatatatatatgggaggGGTTAGGTGTCAATAttacctcatatatatatatatatatatatatatatatatatatatatatatatatatgcagcttaACCTCTTCAAAAGGTATATTGTATAAGCTTGAAATGATATAGATGGAAGAAGCTCATGCAACACTTAAAAAGAACCCTGCAACTTCCAGCTTTTGTTTTTTCCAGCAGCATGTGATAggtatatataaaaatatcttttGTTGAAAAGAAAAACTATATATGTTGAACTTGTTAAACTTGACTAACCAGTGTAGATACTCCCTCAGGTTAGGGTTGCTTGGGCTTGGAGCATCAGGATCCACCATAACCTTGGAAAAAAAAGAGCACAAAATCTCAAATGTCATCAAAATATTCCACATTAAGAAAGACAAAGAAATTAAAACTAAACACCACCATTTACATATATATGCTCCCTCCTTTTCCATTTTACGTGGTGGGATTTGGAATATGGGGTCAAACTGCTTAAATTTCAATGCGAATCAATTATAAATGGTTAGAGCTTTTAAAATAAAACAGAAGGAATATGATTTACCAGAGTGTAAAAGTTGCGAAGATCATCCCCTCCAATTTGAACCCTAGGTTGCGTAACAATTTGAGAAGGTTTCAAGCCACATGCATTGTTGACTTCCCTATTATTGTAAACCACTCTAAGATCAACAGACCTTGTGAATGGATCTAAAACATCTCCTACCACACGACCAACTATCAAAGGATCTATTCTTGGCATGATGATAGAAGATGTATAATATATTATCACTATACACTAAATACTTTACTTTTCTCTTTCAAAGTTATTGCAATTCGTGATCAGAGGGAGGAGCTAGCTATGGCTATTTATATGAGCAGTATTGTTGATATTGTGTGGTGCCTATATGCTTAATTGGTTTTTGTACTATGCCAAGAATCCTACCTTTTTATGGTATTCTCCTACTAGAAAACCCTATTCTTAGTTGATGCCGATCTTTGTAAGACAATGAACTGAGGAGAATATGCATCTCAAGTTCAGGTGACAAATGTGTGTGTTGGATCAAAATCGGACTAGCCGAAAAGATCAATAAACGGGTCATGGTCCATCCCCTCAAAATTTTCTTGAGTCAAAATAATCTAATTAAATAACGTGTCATAAATCAACTCGTCCAACATGACCCAACTGGCTCTCTTTTTTAACTTtgcttttgaaaaagaaaatgtaaAAGATGATGTGATTTTCCTAAAGTATTAGCTTAAGTATtttcatgtaacgacccgacttgtcattttgagaattaacatTCTGTTCAGCGGTTGAAGAtctcgagcagtttcgtaatGCGTATTATAACGTACACGTGcgatcgagtttggttttcggaagattcggaattaaattgaaagaacaatttttatttttgaagcttaaataaaaagagttgaccggagtttgaacaaacgactccggattggagttttgatgattccaatagtttcgtatggtgatttcggacttaggagcatgttcggatgttgaattggaggtccgtagatcattttagcgtcaaatgacgaaagttggaaaattggtttaattttggaaagtttgaccgaggatggactttttgatatcggggtcggattcttaTTCCGTAAATTGGAGTAGGTTtgcaatgtcaattatgacttgtgtgcaaaatttgaggtcaagtccgattgataggtttcggcgtcgtgtgtagaagtttgaagttttgaagttcattagtcttgaatcaatgtgcaattcgtatttttagtgttgtttgatgtgatttagaggttcgactaggttcgtataatattttaggacttattggtatatttggttgaggtccggggaGGGAGGGggagctcaggtgagtttcggatggttaacagatcaatttcgGACTTGGTGTTTTGTTGAAATTTTCTAGTGCacaggtctggtttccttctacgcgatcgcgtgagaaggtccgcaatcgcgtaggcttagctgggcagtggaggttttgtgctatgcgatcgcgtggggatatccgcaatcgcgtagggttaattggggcTGTTGAGATTTGGTTCTATGCGATTGCGTGGGGAGGACCGCAATCGCGTAGCTGGGAAGAAGGAATGCATCGCGGACGCGTGGAtcaagccgcgttcgcgaagaggaaaatgaggTAGCAGGGGTCATGCGAAGTTGTGTTTCGCGATGGCGTGCAATTATCCGCAATCGCGCAGAGGTTTTTTGGGCAATGAAAAATTGTGCTTCACAATTGCGGgacttggtccgcgatcgcatagaagaactgactaggcagagagtttaagtcctgaaaatgggacttcatttgattttccatttttaatgatttggagctcgagGAGAGGctattttcgggagattttcaaggaaaacaatagggtaagtgtttttaacttAATTTCAgtcaaatgacccgaatctattGTTATTATTAGCAtgtaattggtgttttaagttggaaaaaaaattgtgaaaacccttaaggcataattgaagatttgagggtcgagttgatatcggaatttggtaaatttggtatgattgaactcgtatcagaataggtgttcggatttcgtgaaaataatgtcgggttccgagaggcgagccccacgttgactttcggttgacttttttaatttaaacttttaaatcgatgttttattattcgaaattattttcgataaattttaatgaagttatacaattaattggatagatttgagctgtccggaggtcaattccagcaagaaggctattttggaataccGACCTAACTtcgttaaggtaagtgtcttgtctaactttgtatgGAAAAAa
This sequence is a window from Nicotiana tomentosiformis chromosome 5, ASM39032v3, whole genome shotgun sequence. Protein-coding genes within it:
- the LOC138892066 gene encoding protein FLOWERINGUS T-like — its product is MPRIDPLIVGRVVGDVLDPFTRSVDLRVVYNNREVNNACGLKPSQIVTQPRVQIGGDDLRNFYTLVMVDPDAPSPSNPNLREYLHWLVTDIPATTDTSFGKSSYITDHELLLCTKIHSA